The bacterium genome includes the window GGTATTTGATCCACAGCCCACTCTGCCATTGCACCGAAGGGCTCTCCCGCTTTAAGCGGATATCCGTCATCCAACCCAGATCGCGGCTGTCCTGGGCAGAACGATTGATGCGCGGCTCAGAATGGGACTGATAAGCCTGCGTGTTCGCCACGCGAACATCGCGCCAGCTCAGATCGATCTGTTGCAGGCACAGCTGCCAGAGCGGCTTAGTGAGAAAAGGATCCGTCGCCCTGCGCTCGTACACCGCATGCAGATCAGGGATTCCATCGGCGCATAGATGACGGATCAGCAACTCGTTGATCGTAACCTCCCGGCCCTGTGAATCACTGATGATCCGCAAAAATCCCAGAAAACGGCTTTTTAAATACCGTTTGTCCGCAAACTCGCGATACCCGTCCCCGCAGGAACTGAGGAATTGCGTGGTGACCACTGCATACTCCTCCTCGTCCTGCAGCGGTTTGCCATGTACCGTCCAGGTCTCCCGGTCTTTGGTTTCCTGGGGCTGGATGGAAAGGAAGTGCAGCTTGCGATTGCTGCCCGCAGGAAGAGATCGGCTGCGCTGCGCCAGTTGCTTGAGCGTTTTTCCACGCAAGCGCAAAATGCGCACCTGATCGTTGCTCCAGGCAATCCGCTCCACATCGCGGATCGTCATCCGTTCGCCGAGGGGATAATTACGGAAATAGCCCTGGTTGATGAGCGCCACTTCAGAATGGGTTGCGTGCATCAGGGTGCGCAACGTGTAATGGAGAAAATCCTCCTCCTGATGAGCGGAATCCACCCGGGCCACCTGCTCATCTGCTCCACGTCCGTAGCGCGCCAAGCACTGCTGATTATATCTCCGCTGCAAATCCGAGAGTGCGGCGTCCTCGCTGCTGTCCGGTTGCAGGGGTTCATGCCGCACCTGCAATTGGGTCAGCCTGCAGCGATCGTCGCAACGCTGCCACTGGCACACCAGGTGGCCCACCGCCCAGGCACGCTTGGGCGCCTGCACCAATACCGTCGTCCGACTCCCGCTGCCGTAACGGACGCGGCTGAACTCCTCTGGACTGTCAGCCTGTGCCGGACTGATAATCAGATCCGGATTGGCATCTACCCGGCAGAGCGCCAGGTTGCGTTCAAATTCCAGGTGAGAGAGGACGATCAGCAGGTCATAGCGGCCGGCCAATTCAGCCGCCAACCGGGAATAAGCCTGCACCGGATCGCTGACCTGCACACCAGACAGATTGCGTTCTGCGACCGTCTGCCCCATGTTCGGATCACAAAGACCTACCACGGCGATGCGCAAGCCCTGGCGTTGAAAAAAAAGACACGCGGGCAAAAGAGGAACTCCGCTTTCCGTCAACAGGTTGGCGGAAATAAACTGCATCGACGCAGAGGCGTTCAACGAAAGCAGATTTTTCCATCCAAACGTCAAATCGAAATTGCCCGGCACCATGGCCTGACATCCCCCCTGTTGCAGCATGGCAAAAGCGGTGCGACCGCTGTCGACATGGCTGAGATAATAATAGGATAAAAGATCGCCCGTGTCAAAGATCCGATAGTCGTCTGCATCCAGGGTCTGTGTCCGGCGGCGCAAGGTGTGCTTGATGGACAGGGCGCCGCCGTGCTGCAGGCGATCGTCATGCTGTAAAAATCCCTGCAAATCACCAGTGAAAAAAAGATGGAGTTCATCCTGCGCCGCCCTCTGGGCAGGCGCAGGCTGCAACAGGGCACAACAAAGCAGCGCCGAGATTGCCAGCAAAGGTCCGGCGCCAAGCCTATGCTTGTCGGCTCCGCATCGATGCGTCTTGGCGGAGAGGATGGCCCGGACGAGGCCTTGGGGTCGCGGAGAGAAATTCATTTCGCCTTGGAGAGAAAAGCCTGGGCGGTTTCGATCTGGCGGTGCACCGATTCCACACCAGTGCCGCCGTAGATGTTTCTTTTATTCAGAGAAACCAGAGGGTCGAACAGCGCGGTCACATCGGCGGCGAACAGCGGCGACAGCTGCTGTAGTTCCTGCAGCGAAAGCTGCGGCAGCGGCACCTTGCGCGTCTCAGCCAGCCGCACCGCTTCGCCCACCACAGCGTGCGCCTGGCGGAAGGGCATTCCCCGATGCACGAGATAGTCGGCCATATCCGTAGCATAGAGCATAGGATCCAATGCGTTCCGCATGGCCTGTTGATCCACCTGCAGGCTGCCGACAACCCCTGTGAAAATCAGCAGGGATCCTTCGGTCTGTTCCACGCTGTCGAACAGCGGCTCCTTGTCCTCCTGCAAGTCGCGCACATAGGCGGTGGGAATACCTTTCATCATCGTCAGCAGGGTGACCAGATCGCCGATGACTCGGCCGGTTTTGCCGCGGATCAGCTCCAGTGAATCCGGATTCTTTTTCTGCGGCATCATGCTGCTGCCGGTGGTGTAGGCCTCATCCAGAGTGATGAACCGGCATCCTTCAGAGGACCAGATGATCCAATCCTCGGCGACCCGGCTGAGGTGCAGCATGATTTGGCTGCAGCCATAGACGGCCTCACAGACCAGATCACGATCCGAGGTGGCGTCCAGGCTGTTTTCCGTCGGCGCTGAAAATCCCAGTCGCTTCGCCAAAGCATGCCGATCGAAGGCGAAAGCGGCGCCGGCCAGCGCACCGGCGCCCAACGGCATCAGGGCGCAACGCACCCGTGTTTGCGCCAGACGTTCCTCATCGCGCTGCAGTTGGAAAAACAGCGACATCAGATAATGCGCAAAGGACACCGGCTGAGCCTGGCGGAGATGGGTGTAGCCGGGCATCACGGTGCTGACATGGTTTTTCGCTTGTTCCACGATGGACGCCATACCTGTCCGCAGTGCGGTGCGTAATCGATCAAGATGATCGAGCAGGTACAGACGCACATCCGTGGCCACCTGATCGTTGCGGCTGCGCCCGGTATGAATCCGCGCCCCCAGATCTCCCAATCGTTCAGTGAGCCATCGTTCATTGGCCGAATGAATATCCTCATCAGAGGACGAAGGGCTCAAGGCGCCGGCGATGAATTCGCGGCGTATCTCTGCCAACACGGCCACGACCTGCTCCGCCTCTTCCGGCGTATAGACGCCTACCGCAACCAACGCCTGGGCCCAGGCCTGATTGACCGCGATGTCGTACTCGAACAGCTTTTGATCAAAATGGATGGAGTGGCTGAAACGCTCCATCATCGCATCAGTGGGTTTGCTGAAGCGGCCTGCCCAAATTTTTTCGCGCATGGTCAGTCCCGTTTGTATTTCAGACCCGGCGTCTCATGGCTCGCCTGTTCGTCCCATTCCTGTTGCACCAACGCGCGCACCGTCAGCGGAAGTCCGAACAGGTTGATGAACCCCTTGGCGTCCTTTTGATCATACACATTTTCCTCGCTGAAGGTGGCGAAATCTTCGCGGTACAGCGAATAGGGCGATTTACGACCGGCACTGATGATGTTGCCCTTGTACAATTTAAGCCGGACGGTGCCGGTGACCAGCTTTTGCGTTACGTTGACAAACGCGTCCATCGCTTCGCGCACCGGCG containing:
- the argH gene encoding argininosuccinate lyase is translated as MREKIWAGRFSKPTDAMMERFSHSIHFDQKLFEYDIAVNQAWAQALVAVGVYTPEEAEQVVAVLAEIRREFIAGALSPSSSDEDIHSANERWLTERLGDLGARIHTGRSRNDQVATDVRLYLLDHLDRLRTALRTGMASIVEQAKNHVSTVMPGYTHLRQAQPVSFAHYLMSLFFQLQRDEERLAQTRVRCALMPLGAGALAGAAFAFDRHALAKRLGFSAPTENSLDATSDRDLVCEAVYGCSQIMLHLSRVAEDWIIWSSEGCRFITLDEAYTTGSSMMPQKKNPDSLELIRGKTGRVIGDLVTLLTMMKGIPTAYVRDLQEDKEPLFDSVEQTEGSLLIFTGVVGSLQVDQQAMRNALDPMLYATDMADYLVHRGMPFRQAHAVVGEAVRLAETRKVPLPQLSLQELQQLSPLFAADVTALFDPLVSLNKRNIYGGTGVESVHRQIETAQAFLSKAK